In the genome of Rhodoplanes sp. Z2-YC6860, one region contains:
- a CDS encoding GMC family oxidoreductase encodes MPPVSRFDYIIIGGGSAGCVLANRLSEDPHTRVLLLEAGGRDANPLIHIPIGLGKLHEYKMHDWGYQGEPDPNLNGRGVEEMRGKVLGGSSSINVMAFTRGDPADYDRWAQKGARGWSYDDVLPYFKRVENWQDGESEFRGTGGNIGVQWAKTKDPMFTAWIESARLAGLPVTDDYNGSSAVGFGRSQYSIQNGKRCSAAVGYLHPAMKRKNLSVEVRALVGRITLEGKRATGVEYEHGGQRLRATAAREVILCGGAFNSPQVLMLSGIGPADHLSALGIDPVVDLPVGKNLQDHLAVLMMYSRPDGSEFREGMRFDRMALSMLRGHFFGTGPATVVPGGLHAFIKTRPELSVPDIEFMFRGAPPGAELWFPGWRKPYADGYGIRPALLHPDSRGEVLLRSSKPDDKVRIVTNFFSAPNDLPTLRQGFKIAREVAAQAPLKAFSGGELTPGPNVKTDAEIDNWIRNVAATANHPASTCPMGIGPGSVLDPQFRVHGIDQLRVVDASAMPDLVSAHINACVLMMAEKASDLIRGKPVLAAA; translated from the coding sequence ATGCCCCCCGTTTCACGCTTCGACTACATCATCATCGGCGGCGGCTCCGCGGGCTGCGTGCTGGCCAACCGCCTGTCCGAAGATCCGCACACCCGCGTGCTGCTGCTCGAAGCCGGCGGCCGTGACGCCAACCCGCTGATCCACATCCCGATCGGGCTCGGCAAGCTGCACGAATACAAGATGCACGACTGGGGCTATCAGGGGGAGCCGGACCCGAACCTCAACGGCCGCGGCGTTGAGGAGATGCGCGGCAAGGTGCTGGGCGGCTCGTCGTCGATCAACGTGATGGCGTTCACGCGCGGCGATCCCGCGGACTATGACCGCTGGGCGCAAAAGGGCGCGCGCGGCTGGTCCTATGACGACGTGCTGCCGTACTTCAAGCGCGTCGAGAACTGGCAGGACGGCGAAAGCGAATTCCGCGGCACCGGCGGCAACATTGGCGTCCAATGGGCCAAGACCAAGGACCCGATGTTCACCGCGTGGATCGAGTCGGCACGGCTGGCGGGCCTGCCGGTCACCGACGACTACAACGGCAGCTCGGCGGTGGGGTTCGGCCGGAGCCAGTATTCGATCCAGAACGGCAAGCGCTGCTCGGCCGCGGTCGGCTATCTGCATCCGGCGATGAAGCGGAAGAACCTTTCGGTCGAGGTGCGCGCGCTGGTCGGCCGCATCACGCTCGAGGGCAAGCGCGCCACCGGTGTCGAATACGAGCATGGCGGGCAGCGACTGCGCGCCACCGCGGCGCGTGAGGTGATCTTGTGCGGCGGTGCGTTCAACTCGCCGCAGGTTCTGATGCTGTCCGGCATCGGTCCGGCCGATCATCTGAGCGCACTTGGCATCGATCCGGTGGTCGATCTGCCGGTCGGCAAGAATCTTCAGGACCACCTCGCGGTGCTGATGATGTATTCGCGCCCCGACGGCAGCGAGTTCCGCGAAGGCATGCGGTTCGACCGCATGGCGCTTTCGATGCTGCGCGGCCACTTCTTCGGCACCGGCCCCGCCACCGTCGTGCCCGGCGGTTTGCACGCCTTCATCAAGACGCGGCCGGAACTGTCGGTGCCCGATATCGAGTTCATGTTCCGCGGCGCTCCGCCGGGAGCCGAGCTGTGGTTCCCGGGCTGGCGCAAGCCTTACGCGGACGGCTACGGCATCCGTCCAGCGCTGCTGCATCCTGACAGCCGCGGCGAGGTGCTGCTGCGCTCTTCGAAACCCGACGACAAGGTGCGGATCGTCACCAATTTCTTCTCCGCGCCGAACGATCTGCCGACCCTGCGTCAGGGTTTCAAGATCGCCCGCGAGGTGGCGGCGCAGGCGCCATTGAAGGCCTTCAGCGGCGGGGAGCTTACGCCCGGGCCCAACGTCAAGACCGACGCCGAGATCGACAACTGGATCAGGAACGTCGCGGCCACGGCCAACCATCCGGCCTCGACGTGTCCGATGGGCATCGGGCCGGGCTCGGTGCTCGATCCGCAGTTCCGCGTCCACGGCATCGATCAGCTTCGCGTCGTCGATGCCTCGGCAATGCCCGATCTCGTTTCCGCGCACATCAACGCCTGCGTGCTGATGATGGCCGAGAAGGCGTCGGACCTCATTCGTGGCAAGCCCGTGCTGGCGGCGGCTTGA
- a CDS encoding efflux RND transporter periplasmic adaptor subunit, translating to MEPKISEPKTSRRGLRLAGFAAAAIAVVVVVVGITSRKVADAKLSQWTADQAVPVVAVASPDTRGRVTAIDLPGRLEAYSQAQIFARVSGYIKSWDADIGTPVKTGQLLAEIDAPDLDQQIMQAQADLASAQANALLSKTTLDRGQSLIPSGAISRQDLDQRTADAGNKQGLVKSQQANLDRLRVLEKYKRIEAPFDGLVTARATDVGSLINAGSGGGPALFVVSDVSKLRVYVNVPQNYVPGIKIGTKARLSVPEYPGRNFTATVEASAQAVDVASGTTRMQLIVDNSNGELMTGAFANVRLELAGPSSVVNIPASALIFDQNGLRVATVSADGRVALKTVTISRDLGKDLEIATGLDVNDRVITTPPDGIAPGDQVRIAGESKPGAPETASNKRNPDKG from the coding sequence TTGGAGCCAAAGATCTCTGAGCCCAAAACCTCCCGGCGCGGATTGCGCTTGGCGGGTTTTGCCGCCGCTGCAATCGCCGTGGTCGTCGTTGTTGTCGGCATCACCAGCCGCAAGGTGGCCGACGCCAAGCTCAGCCAATGGACGGCAGACCAGGCCGTGCCGGTGGTGGCCGTGGCATCGCCAGACACCCGCGGTCGCGTAACCGCGATCGACCTGCCAGGGCGGCTCGAGGCCTATTCGCAGGCGCAGATCTTCGCTCGCGTCAGCGGCTACATCAAAAGCTGGGACGCCGACATCGGCACGCCGGTCAAGACCGGGCAATTGCTGGCCGAAATCGACGCGCCCGATCTCGATCAGCAGATCATGCAGGCTCAGGCCGATCTTGCCAGTGCGCAGGCCAACGCGCTGTTGTCCAAGACGACACTGGATCGAGGTCAGTCACTGATCCCGTCCGGCGCCATCTCGCGGCAGGATCTCGATCAGCGCACCGCCGATGCCGGCAACAAGCAGGGGCTGGTCAAGTCGCAGCAGGCCAATCTCGATCGCCTGCGCGTGCTGGAGAAATACAAGCGCATCGAAGCGCCGTTCGACGGGCTGGTGACAGCGCGCGCGACCGACGTCGGCTCGCTGATCAACGCCGGATCGGGCGGCGGTCCCGCGCTGTTCGTTGTCTCGGATGTCTCCAAGCTCCGCGTCTACGTCAACGTGCCGCAGAACTACGTGCCAGGCATCAAGATCGGCACCAAAGCGAGGCTCTCGGTGCCGGAATATCCGGGGCGGAATTTCACCGCGACGGTGGAAGCTTCTGCACAGGCTGTCGATGTGGCCTCCGGTACGACCCGGATGCAGCTGATTGTCGACAACTCCAACGGCGAGTTGATGACCGGCGCCTTTGCCAATGTGCGCCTGGAGCTCGCAGGTCCGAGCAGCGTCGTCAACATTCCGGCGAGCGCGCTGATCTTCGATCAGAACGGCCTCCGGGTCGCGACGGTCAGCGCCGACGGCCGCGTCGCGCTCAAGACGGTGACGATCTCGCGCGATCTCGGCAAGGATCTCGAGATTGCCACCGGCCTCGACGTCAACGACCGTGTCATCACCACGCCGCCCGACGGCATCGCACCGGGCGATCAGGTGCGCATCGCAGGCGAGTCGAAGCCAGGCGCGCCCGAGACCGCGTCCAACAAGCGCAACCCGGACAAGGGATAA